Proteins co-encoded in one Megalops cyprinoides isolate fMegCyp1 chromosome 1, fMegCyp1.pri, whole genome shotgun sequence genomic window:
- the LOC118777053 gene encoding proto-oncogene vav-like isoform X2, whose protein sequence is MELWRQCAAWLIQCRVLPENHRVTWESAQVCELAHALRDGVLLCQLLNNLLPQSINLRDINLRPQMSQFLCLKNIRTFLSTCQDRFRMKKSELFEAFDLFDVRDFAKVIDTLSYLSYTQIAIDRGIQPFPLEGSVPDEEIYSGLSDQIDDTADEDDDLYDCVEDDIDEGDEIYEDLMRTDAQETQKMPEVDRRNCCLQEIRQTEEKYTDTLESILQHFMKPLQRFLQPQDIENIFINIEELAVTHRSLLEEIRSSILMYGAENLFQVFIKYKERLLPYGRYCSQVEAATKHLDKVASAKEDVRMKLEECSKRANSGRFSLRDLLMVPMQRVLKYHLLLQELVKHTTNPTEKENLRTALDAMRDLAQCVNEVKRDNEIIRQITTFQLSIENMTQSLALYGRPKIDGELKICSSEKKSKQDRYAFLFDKAVLVCKRKSGDSLELKQLIDLQQYQVLDEPSGDRDNKKWSNVFYLIDSYSQSSYDLYFKTKELKRKWLEQFQMALSNMFPDNHTANSHDFQMHCFEETTSCRACSMLLRGIFFQGYLCTRCKVPAHKECLGRVPACGRNLENSSTMKKNKNQRSANNRPPDTVLPKMEVSQEYYGLPPPPVAFGQPLHLSMGDVIELMRAEVDLQWWEGRNITAGETGWFPCTKVRPFVSRPTPDLTLYPWFAGNLDRAAAKNLLQSRSDGTYLVRQKDGGEFAISIKFKVEIKHIKITSSEGLFRINEKKAFKGLIDLVEFYQRNTLKEYFKDLDTPLQYPFKDPEQSMAPPAPGGSVRYFGTARARYDFSARDRTELSLREGDTVKIISKKSHNGWWKGEVYGRVGLFPANYVEEDYSDYC, encoded by the exons TTCCTCTGCCTGAAGAATATCCGGACCTTCCTCTCCACCTGTCAGGACCGTTTCAGGATGAAGAAGAGCGAGCTCTTCGAGGCCTTCGACCTCTTTGATGTGCGGGATTTTGCTAAG GTGATCGACACACTGTCATACCTGTCCTACACTCAAATCGCAATAGATCGGGGAATCCA GCCTTTTCCTTTAGAGGGAAGTGTTCCAGATGAGGAAATCTACAGTGGCCTATCTGACCAGATAGA TGACACGGCAGATGAGGATGATGACCTGTACGACTGTGTGGAGGATGACATTGACGAGGGCGATGAGATTTATGAAGACCTGATGCGTACAGACGCCCAGGAGACG CAAAAGATGCCTGAGGTGGACAGGAGGAACTGTTGTCTGCAGGagatcagacagacagaggagaaataCACAGACACTCTAGAGTCTATATTACAG CACTTTATGAAGCCTCTGCAGAGATTTTTGCAGCCACAGGACATCGAgaacatcttcatcaacatcgag GAGCTGGCAGTGACGCACCGCAGTCTGCTGGAGGAGATCCGCAGCTCCATCCTGATGTACGGGGCGGAGAACCTGTTCCAGGTGTTCATCAAGTACAAGGAGAG GTTACTGCCGTACGGCCGGTACTGCAGCCAGGTGGAGGCAGCCACCAAGCACCTGGACAAGGTGGCCAGCGCCAAGGAGGACGTGCGCATGAAGCTGGAG GAATGCTCGAAACGAGCCAACAGCGGAAGGTTTTCACTTCGAGATCTCCTCATGGTACCCATGCAGAGAGTCCTGAAATATCACCTGTTGCTACAG GAGCTGGTGAAACACACCACCAACCCGACGGAGAAGGAAAACCTACGCACTGCGCTGGACGCTATGCGG gatTTGGCTCAGTGCGTGAATGAAGTGAAGAGAGACAATGAGATCATACGCCAGATCACCACCTTCCAGCTCTCCATTGAGAACATG acgCAGTCTCTCGCACTCTACGGTCGCCCCAAGATTGACGGAGAGCTGAAGATTTGCAGCTCGGAGAAGAAGTCCAAACAGGACAG GTATGCCTTCCTGTTCGACAAGGCTGTTCTGGTGTGCAAGAGGAAGAGCGGAGACAGTCTGGAGCTGAAGCAGCTGATTGACCTGCAGCAATATCAGGTCCTCGACGAGCCGTCAGGAGACAGGGACAACAAGAAG TGGTCCAATGTGTTCTACCTGATAGACTCGTACTCCCAGAGCAGTTACGATCTCTACTTCAAAACCAAGGAGCTGAAGAGAAAATGGCTGGAGCAGTTTCAGATGGCGCT GTCGAACATGTTCCCCGACAACCACACGGCCAACAGCCACGACTTCCAGATGCACTGCTTTGAGGAGACCACTTCCTGCAGAGCCTGCAGCATGCTTCTCCG agGCATCTTCTTCCAGGGCTACCTTTGCACTCGATGTAAGGTACCGGCTCATAAGGAGTGCCTGGGGCGCGTGCCGGCCTGCGGGAGAAACTTAG aGAACTCCAGCACAATGAAAAAG AACAAGAACCAGAGGTCTGCCAACAACAGACCACCTGATACGG TCTTGCCAAAGATGGAGGTCTCTCAGGAGTATTATGGGTTGCCCCCGCCCCCTGTCGCATTCGGCCAACCGCTGCACCTCTCCATGGGTGATGTCATCGAGCTGATGCGTGCGGAGGTGGACCTGCAGTGGTGGGAG ggCCGAAACATAACAGCAGGAGAGACGGGCTGGTTCCCCTGCACAAAAGTCCGACCCTTCGTCTCC AGACCCACGCCTGACCTGACATTATACCCCTG GTTTGCTGGGAACCTGGACCGGGCGGCTGCAAAGAACCTCCTGCAGTCACGGTCGGATGGGACATACCTGGTGCGGCAGAAGGACGGCGGGGAGTTCGCCATCAGCATAAA aTTCAAGGTGGAGATTAAACACATCAAGATAACGTCTTCAGAGGGCCTTTTCCGCATCAACGAGAAGAAGGCCTTCAAAGGGTTAATT GACCTGGTGGAATTCTATCAGCGTAACACCCTGAAGGAGTACTTCAAGGACCTGGACACACCTCTGCAGTACCCTTTTAAAGACCCCGAGCAGAGTATGGCCCCGCCTGCTCCTG ggggcagcgtgCGATACTTCGGCACAGCCAGAGCACGGTATGACTTCTCTGCCCGAGACCGCACCGAGCTGTCACTGCGCGAGGGAGACACAGTGAAAATCATCTCCAAGAAGTCCCACAACGGCTGGTGGAAGGGGGAGGTGTACGGCCGG GTGGGCCTCTTCCCAGCCAACTATGTGGAGGAGGATTACTCCGACTACTGCTGA
- the LOC118777053 gene encoding proto-oncogene vav-like isoform X1 gives MELWRQCAAWLIQCRVLPENHRVTWESAQVCELAHALRDGVLLCQLLNNLLPQSINLRDINLRPQMSQFLCLKNIRTFLSTCQDRFRMKKSELFEAFDLFDVRDFAKVIDTLSYLSYTQIAIDRGIQPFPLEGSVPDEEIYSGLSDQIDDTADEDDDLYDCVEDDIDEGDEIYEDLMRTDAQETQKMPEVDRRNCCLQEIRQTEEKYTDTLESILQHFMKPLQRFLQPQDIENIFINIEELAVTHRSLLEEIRSSILMYGAENLFQVFIKYKERLLPYGRYCSQVEAATKHLDKVASAKEDVRMKLEECSKRANSGRFSLRDLLMVPMQRVLKYHLLLQELVKHTTNPTEKENLRTALDAMRDLAQCVNEVKRDNEIIRQITTFQLSIENMTQSLALYGRPKIDGELKICSSEKKSKQDRYAFLFDKAVLVCKRKSGDSLELKQLIDLQQYQVLDEPSGDRDNKKWSNVFYLIDSYSQSSYDLYFKTKELKRKWLEQFQMALSNMFPDNHTANSHDFQMHCFEETTSCRACSMLLRGIFFQGYLCTRCKVPAHKECLGRVPACGRNLENSSTMKKNKNQRSANNRPPDTVLPKMEVSQEYYGLPPPPVAFGQPLHLSMGDVIELMRAEVDLQWWEGRNITAGETGWFPCTKVRPFVSRPTPDLTLYPWFAGNLDRAAAKNLLQSRSDGTYLVRQKDGGEFAISIKFKVEIKHIKITSSEGLFRINEKKAFKGLIDLVEFYQRNTLKEYFKDLDTPLQYPFKDPEQSMAPPAPAGGSVRYFGTARARYDFSARDRTELSLREGDTVKIISKKSHNGWWKGEVYGRVGLFPANYVEEDYSDYC, from the exons TTCCTCTGCCTGAAGAATATCCGGACCTTCCTCTCCACCTGTCAGGACCGTTTCAGGATGAAGAAGAGCGAGCTCTTCGAGGCCTTCGACCTCTTTGATGTGCGGGATTTTGCTAAG GTGATCGACACACTGTCATACCTGTCCTACACTCAAATCGCAATAGATCGGGGAATCCA GCCTTTTCCTTTAGAGGGAAGTGTTCCAGATGAGGAAATCTACAGTGGCCTATCTGACCAGATAGA TGACACGGCAGATGAGGATGATGACCTGTACGACTGTGTGGAGGATGACATTGACGAGGGCGATGAGATTTATGAAGACCTGATGCGTACAGACGCCCAGGAGACG CAAAAGATGCCTGAGGTGGACAGGAGGAACTGTTGTCTGCAGGagatcagacagacagaggagaaataCACAGACACTCTAGAGTCTATATTACAG CACTTTATGAAGCCTCTGCAGAGATTTTTGCAGCCACAGGACATCGAgaacatcttcatcaacatcgag GAGCTGGCAGTGACGCACCGCAGTCTGCTGGAGGAGATCCGCAGCTCCATCCTGATGTACGGGGCGGAGAACCTGTTCCAGGTGTTCATCAAGTACAAGGAGAG GTTACTGCCGTACGGCCGGTACTGCAGCCAGGTGGAGGCAGCCACCAAGCACCTGGACAAGGTGGCCAGCGCCAAGGAGGACGTGCGCATGAAGCTGGAG GAATGCTCGAAACGAGCCAACAGCGGAAGGTTTTCACTTCGAGATCTCCTCATGGTACCCATGCAGAGAGTCCTGAAATATCACCTGTTGCTACAG GAGCTGGTGAAACACACCACCAACCCGACGGAGAAGGAAAACCTACGCACTGCGCTGGACGCTATGCGG gatTTGGCTCAGTGCGTGAATGAAGTGAAGAGAGACAATGAGATCATACGCCAGATCACCACCTTCCAGCTCTCCATTGAGAACATG acgCAGTCTCTCGCACTCTACGGTCGCCCCAAGATTGACGGAGAGCTGAAGATTTGCAGCTCGGAGAAGAAGTCCAAACAGGACAG GTATGCCTTCCTGTTCGACAAGGCTGTTCTGGTGTGCAAGAGGAAGAGCGGAGACAGTCTGGAGCTGAAGCAGCTGATTGACCTGCAGCAATATCAGGTCCTCGACGAGCCGTCAGGAGACAGGGACAACAAGAAG TGGTCCAATGTGTTCTACCTGATAGACTCGTACTCCCAGAGCAGTTACGATCTCTACTTCAAAACCAAGGAGCTGAAGAGAAAATGGCTGGAGCAGTTTCAGATGGCGCT GTCGAACATGTTCCCCGACAACCACACGGCCAACAGCCACGACTTCCAGATGCACTGCTTTGAGGAGACCACTTCCTGCAGAGCCTGCAGCATGCTTCTCCG agGCATCTTCTTCCAGGGCTACCTTTGCACTCGATGTAAGGTACCGGCTCATAAGGAGTGCCTGGGGCGCGTGCCGGCCTGCGGGAGAAACTTAG aGAACTCCAGCACAATGAAAAAG AACAAGAACCAGAGGTCTGCCAACAACAGACCACCTGATACGG TCTTGCCAAAGATGGAGGTCTCTCAGGAGTATTATGGGTTGCCCCCGCCCCCTGTCGCATTCGGCCAACCGCTGCACCTCTCCATGGGTGATGTCATCGAGCTGATGCGTGCGGAGGTGGACCTGCAGTGGTGGGAG ggCCGAAACATAACAGCAGGAGAGACGGGCTGGTTCCCCTGCACAAAAGTCCGACCCTTCGTCTCC AGACCCACGCCTGACCTGACATTATACCCCTG GTTTGCTGGGAACCTGGACCGGGCGGCTGCAAAGAACCTCCTGCAGTCACGGTCGGATGGGACATACCTGGTGCGGCAGAAGGACGGCGGGGAGTTCGCCATCAGCATAAA aTTCAAGGTGGAGATTAAACACATCAAGATAACGTCTTCAGAGGGCCTTTTCCGCATCAACGAGAAGAAGGCCTTCAAAGGGTTAATT GACCTGGTGGAATTCTATCAGCGTAACACCCTGAAGGAGTACTTCAAGGACCTGGACACACCTCTGCAGTACCCTTTTAAAGACCCCGAGCAGAGTATGGCCCCGCCTGCTCCTG cagggggcagcgtgCGATACTTCGGCACAGCCAGAGCACGGTATGACTTCTCTGCCCGAGACCGCACCGAGCTGTCACTGCGCGAGGGAGACACAGTGAAAATCATCTCCAAGAAGTCCCACAACGGCTGGTGGAAGGGGGAGGTGTACGGCCGG GTGGGCCTCTTCCCAGCCAACTATGTGGAGGAGGATTACTCCGACTACTGCTGA